A genomic segment from Estrella lausannensis encodes:
- the rfbC gene encoding dTDP-4-dehydrorhamnose 3,5-epimerase yields the protein MKVIQLPIEGAFTVDLEPFGDERGFFSRLFCSREFQSKGLEEKVVQVNNSGSKHKGTLRGLHYQLPPFEETKLVRCIQGSIFDVVLDLRRSSPTFGQWHGEVLSQKNRRMLFVPRGCAHGFITLEDDSEIIYFVSEYYSKEQERGIRYNDPRFNIQWPIEPTVISERDLSHPDFSSEPILDKEKTACAS from the coding sequence ATGAAAGTGATCCAACTGCCCATTGAGGGAGCGTTTACTGTGGATCTAGAGCCTTTCGGCGATGAGAGAGGTTTTTTTTCCCGTCTCTTCTGCAGCCGCGAGTTTCAATCCAAAGGCCTCGAAGAAAAAGTCGTTCAGGTGAATAACTCGGGCAGCAAGCACAAAGGCACCTTAAGGGGCCTGCACTACCAGCTTCCTCCATTCGAGGAAACAAAACTTGTTCGTTGCATCCAGGGATCCATTTTCGATGTTGTCCTCGACCTGAGGAGGAGCTCGCCCACCTTCGGTCAATGGCACGGCGAGGTGCTCTCCCAAAAAAACAGGAGGATGCTTTTTGTCCCCCGCGGCTGCGCCCATGGATTCATCACTCTGGAGGATGATTCGGAAATCATCTATTTCGTCTCCGAGTATTATTCAAAAGAGCAAGAGCGCGGCATTCGCTACAACGACCCCCGCTTCAACATTCAGTGGCCGATCGAGCCGACAGTGATCTCTGAAAGAGACCTCTCCCATCCCGACTTCTCCTCTGAACCTATCCTGGATAAAGAGAAAACCGCATGCGCATCGTAA
- a CDS encoding ADP-ribosylglycohydrolase family protein, whose product MDPAERTSCNHSDSYHLFHGGCPDLDQSANKKYRKQTIALGVCTLGIAHAIYYTFCNAEEKPTLQDRTIAPLESDAEESANDDATPQQKLAQKVTNSMLLSAIGDTIGYGSGHNPSQNDFPWECSGSWHNQQNALNRYYEGSIRNIHFRTPKDEQRWIVSDDTIFQLIEAESILKVLRKDRSAGYLTIVDRIAKDASARLEEEFSKKTLIRSFGSMTYQCHMHYKQDIDHWRELIEYNPKAMGCGASMRGGVFGLFFPGENNRDMLIPLTLFAGTITTPSTMGILGGLASALFTAYALEDKPVGSWIPQMLEDFEKAKKFLEMVAKDKSFSKAERNFAAQCIEPENWNNPLGQWIEYYQLLSDSKPVLPKFDTFPKDLDEVQKFHSKFLYKTDNYQSQILGKHATNSVILAHHGLMSAVAFLLSTHEQNKKLTKNPGLMRPSDLQSLMDKTPKAKLEQVVDHLIKITGMHGGDTDSTCCIALGIYGALAGTRGIAPHHLQELEYRQLIEGIGDKADELLSGERL is encoded by the coding sequence ATGGATCCAGCTGAAAGAACAAGTTGTAATCATTCCGATTCTTATCACTTGTTCCATGGAGGCTGTCCTGATCTGGATCAAAGTGCGAACAAAAAATATCGAAAACAAACCATTGCGCTGGGAGTTTGCACATTAGGAATAGCTCACGCTATTTATTACACCTTTTGTAATGCTGAAGAAAAACCGACCCTGCAGGACAGAACCATAGCCCCCCTCGAAAGTGACGCGGAGGAATCAGCAAATGATGATGCGACGCCCCAGCAGAAATTGGCCCAAAAGGTCACGAATTCCATGCTTTTGTCCGCTATTGGCGACACTATAGGATACGGTTCGGGCCATAATCCTTCACAAAACGATTTTCCGTGGGAGTGCTCCGGAAGTTGGCACAATCAGCAAAACGCTCTGAACAGGTATTACGAAGGCAGCATCCGCAATATTCATTTTCGGACACCCAAGGATGAACAAAGGTGGATCGTTTCCGATGACACAATATTCCAGCTGATTGAAGCGGAAAGCATCCTTAAAGTTCTCAGAAAGGACCGTTCCGCAGGCTATTTAACTATCGTAGACCGCATCGCCAAAGACGCTTCGGCAAGATTGGAAGAGGAGTTTAGCAAAAAAACTCTCATCAGAAGTTTCGGCTCCATGACCTATCAATGCCATATGCACTACAAGCAAGACATCGATCATTGGAGGGAACTGATAGAATACAATCCCAAGGCGATGGGCTGCGGAGCCTCAATGCGCGGGGGTGTTTTCGGTCTGTTTTTTCCCGGAGAGAATAACAGGGACATGTTAATTCCACTGACTCTTTTTGCCGGAACGATTACAACCCCCAGCACCATGGGCATCTTAGGAGGGCTAGCATCAGCCCTTTTCACGGCCTACGCGCTTGAAGATAAACCCGTTGGTTCTTGGATCCCTCAGATGCTCGAGGATTTCGAGAAAGCAAAAAAATTCCTTGAGATGGTTGCAAAGGATAAAAGCTTTTCGAAGGCGGAAAGAAATTTCGCCGCCCAGTGCATCGAACCTGAGAACTGGAATAATCCACTGGGGCAGTGGATCGAATACTACCAGCTTCTATCCGATTCAAAACCCGTTTTGCCAAAATTCGATACCTTTCCTAAAGATTTGGATGAAGTTCAAAAATTTCACAGCAAATTTTTATACAAAACAGATAACTATCAATCTCAAATTTTAGGCAAGCATGCGACCAATTCAGTGATTTTGGCCCACCACGGCTTAATGAGTGCCGTGGCTTTTTTACTCTCCACCCATGAGCAAAATAAAAAGCTCACGAAAAACCCAGGGCTAATGCGTCCATCAGATTTACAATCGCTGATGGATAAAACGCCTAAAGCTAAGTTAGAACAAGTAGTGGATCATCTGATCAAGATCACTGGAATGCATGGAGGCGATACCGATTCCACCTGTTGCATCGCCTTAGGAATTTATGGCGCTTTAGCCGGGACAAGAGGAATAGCGCCGCATCACCTCCAAGAGCTTGAATACCGCCAATTGATAGAAGGTATTGGCGATAAGGCCGATGAGTTACTTTCAGGCGAGAGGCTTTGA
- a CDS encoding aromatic amino acid transaminase → MVSLFDSLEVLPEDPILGLAPLYKNDQRKEKVNLGIGTYKDEQGASVVFSAVKEAEKELLGKKLDKEYQPIDGDLRFKEAIASVLFGEHAPAVKDTAAIIETLGGSGAIRLAGDLLMRSGIETVSIPDPSWSNHFGLLKNIKNLPAYPYYDTRDNTLSFDLMLKALKNLPDKSAVLFHASCHNPTGEDLSLEQWEELEALTGQKNLLPLFDFAYHGYKAGIGEDLKPLLHFFKKGREFLICYSLSKSLSLYGERVGALVAVTSSRDAKKKVLSQVKNLIRQAYSSPPLHGARLAETVFLSKELRSSWENELATVRQRILSMRTAFAAKWEALFEERCFDHVKRQHGLFSLTGLTKIQVLALREEFAIYMPDNGRINFAGLNEGNLDYTLNSIAHVKRASRK, encoded by the coding sequence TTGGTATCGCTATTTGACTCGCTAGAAGTTCTTCCCGAAGATCCCATTCTGGGATTGGCCCCCCTTTACAAAAACGACCAGCGAAAAGAGAAGGTCAACTTAGGCATCGGCACTTACAAAGACGAACAGGGAGCCTCCGTTGTTTTCTCAGCGGTCAAAGAGGCTGAAAAAGAGCTCCTGGGCAAGAAGCTGGATAAAGAATACCAGCCGATCGACGGCGATTTACGTTTTAAAGAGGCTATTGCCAGTGTCCTGTTTGGAGAGCACGCTCCTGCCGTAAAAGACACGGCAGCCATCATAGAAACCCTCGGCGGCAGCGGTGCCATCCGTTTAGCCGGAGACCTCCTCATGCGGAGCGGGATCGAAACCGTATCGATACCGGATCCATCGTGGTCAAACCACTTCGGCCTCCTAAAAAATATTAAAAATCTGCCAGCCTACCCCTACTACGATACCAGGGATAACACCCTCTCTTTTGACTTAATGCTGAAGGCGCTAAAAAATCTGCCCGACAAATCCGCTGTTTTGTTCCACGCCTCCTGTCATAACCCCACAGGAGAAGATCTCTCGCTAGAGCAATGGGAGGAGCTTGAAGCGCTCACAGGGCAAAAAAACCTACTGCCCCTTTTCGATTTCGCCTACCATGGATATAAAGCGGGAATCGGAGAGGATCTGAAACCTCTCCTCCATTTTTTCAAAAAAGGACGCGAATTCCTGATCTGCTACTCCCTCTCTAAAAGCCTTTCACTATATGGAGAGCGTGTGGGGGCTTTAGTGGCTGTGACAAGCTCGAGGGATGCTAAGAAAAAAGTGTTAAGCCAGGTTAAGAACCTAATCCGCCAAGCCTACTCCTCCCCGCCTCTTCATGGCGCACGCTTAGCGGAAACGGTCTTTCTTTCGAAAGAGTTAAGATCTTCGTGGGAAAACGAGCTTGCGACTGTCCGGCAGAGGATTCTCTCAATGAGAACCGCGTTTGCAGCCAAGTGGGAGGCTCTCTTTGAAGAGAGATGCTTTGATCATGTCAAACGCCAGCATGGACTCTTTTCGCTGACCGGCCTGACGAAAATCCAGGTCCTGGCATTAAGAGAGGAGTTTGCCATCTATATGCCGGACAACGGCAGAATCAACTTTGCCGGATTGAATGAGGGAAATCTCGACTACACCCTAAACTCCATCGCCCACGTCAAGAGAGCATCCCGAAAATGA
- a CDS encoding sugar phosphate nucleotidyltransferase, which produces MDTRSKTPVFILCGGLGTRIKEETEFRPKPMVPIGKHPIIWHIMHLYRRFEFKRFILCTGFKSEVIKSYFLNYSSMHSDFTVDLASNNLVIHSTHHDEDWEVTVAYTGEETMTGARLAMAAERYLGDAENAAVTYGDGLADVDLHQELQFHLSHGKIGTLLGVNPPSRFGEILLEEDRVVEFNEKPAFREKWINGGFFFFKRAFFEKYLTKKSDCVLERAPLAKLAGDHELCMYKHRGFWACMDTQRDRDELNRLWESGQAPWVPKLPFLNTVESSLMPAKESKEWKQN; this is translated from the coding sequence ATGGATACCCGGTCAAAGACTCCCGTTTTCATCCTCTGCGGAGGGCTTGGCACCCGCATTAAAGAGGAAACAGAATTTAGGCCTAAGCCGATGGTTCCGATCGGAAAGCATCCGATCATCTGGCACATCATGCACCTCTACAGAAGGTTTGAGTTCAAGCGTTTTATTCTCTGCACGGGTTTCAAAAGCGAAGTCATCAAATCCTACTTCCTTAACTACTCATCCATGCACAGCGACTTTACCGTTGATCTTGCGTCCAACAATCTCGTGATCCACTCGACCCATCATGATGAGGATTGGGAAGTTACCGTCGCTTACACAGGCGAAGAGACTATGACGGGGGCGCGTCTGGCGATGGCAGCCGAAAGATACCTCGGAGATGCCGAAAATGCTGCCGTAACCTACGGCGACGGCCTTGCCGATGTCGATCTCCATCAAGAGCTGCAATTCCACCTGTCCCACGGAAAAATCGGTACGCTGCTTGGAGTGAACCCGCCATCGCGCTTCGGCGAGATTCTTCTTGAGGAAGATCGGGTCGTCGAATTCAACGAAAAACCCGCCTTTCGGGAAAAATGGATTAACGGAGGCTTTTTCTTCTTCAAAAGAGCGTTTTTTGAAAAATATCTCACCAAAAAAAGCGACTGTGTACTCGAAAGAGCCCCTCTTGCCAAGCTGGCAGGGGATCATGAGCTTTGCATGTATAAGCATCGCGGTTTTTGGGCCTGCATGGACACCCAAAGAGACCGAGACGAGTTGAATAGGCTCTGGGAGTCGGGACAAGCTCCCTGGGTGCCCAAGCTTCCCTTCCTGAATACGGTGGAAAGCTCCCTGATGCCCGCTAAAGAGAGCAAAGAATGGAAACAGAACTGA
- a CDS encoding rod shape-determining protein MreC produces MRKKSSLKPALLFLLLILSLLSIPAAKSSAFKGSIMEGLTPFWSMLQPKNEPDVKSKDTAQKAEELKIEIRELRQEIKHLKAILKEEEIGKTKVYPVNNPRQKAAAARIIFRPPLFWSSFVLIDKGDAFNEAAGRAVISKGSPVISQGALVGVVDWVGKKMSRVRLITDEGLQPSVRIVRGEEKDSALDGLALRLILELESEAGEAARSLSQQLKSYLKRHKKSEETLFLAKGVLQGRSQPLWRSSSLELKGFGFNYDFSDEEGPARDLLTGKTDNPQEEAVPIIKAGDLLVTSGLDGIFPEGIPVAYVKQVDKLKEGDFYFSIRAIPYAPHINQLADVFVLPSLSLHEENIVQIR; encoded by the coding sequence ATGAGAAAGAAAAGCTCTCTCAAGCCGGCTCTGCTATTTTTGCTTTTGATTTTATCTCTTCTGAGTATCCCGGCTGCCAAGTCATCGGCATTCAAGGGATCGATCATGGAGGGATTGACACCCTTCTGGAGTATGCTGCAGCCAAAAAATGAGCCGGATGTAAAGAGCAAAGATACAGCGCAGAAGGCCGAAGAGTTGAAAATTGAGATTCGTGAGCTGCGACAGGAAATTAAGCATCTGAAAGCTATCCTCAAAGAAGAGGAGATAGGAAAAACAAAAGTTTATCCTGTAAACAACCCTAGGCAAAAGGCCGCTGCGGCACGCATTATCTTCAGACCGCCCCTTTTTTGGTCGAGTTTTGTTTTGATAGACAAAGGAGACGCGTTTAACGAAGCAGCCGGAAGAGCTGTGATCTCCAAAGGCAGCCCTGTGATATCCCAGGGAGCCTTGGTTGGGGTCGTCGACTGGGTGGGCAAAAAGATGAGCCGAGTCAGGTTGATCACAGACGAAGGCCTCCAGCCTTCTGTCAGGATTGTGCGCGGCGAGGAAAAGGATAGCGCCCTAGATGGACTTGCCCTGAGGCTGATCCTGGAGCTTGAGTCTGAAGCAGGCGAGGCGGCGCGCTCCTTGTCGCAACAGCTTAAAAGCTATTTAAAAAGGCACAAAAAAAGTGAAGAGACCCTTTTTCTTGCCAAAGGAGTGCTCCAGGGGAGAAGCCAGCCTCTTTGGAGATCCTCCAGCCTTGAGTTAAAAGGGTTTGGTTTCAACTACGACTTTTCCGATGAGGAGGGTCCGGCCAGAGATTTGCTCACAGGAAAAACCGACAATCCCCAGGAAGAGGCTGTACCGATCATCAAAGCGGGCGATCTGTTGGTTACAAGCGGCCTCGATGGGATTTTTCCGGAAGGCATCCCGGTCGCTTATGTGAAACAAGTCGATAAACTCAAAGAAGGCGATTTCTATTTTTCCATTCGGGCAATCCCATACGCCCCCCATATCAACCAGTTGGCCGATGTCTTTGTCTTGCCCTCTCTCTCTCTTCATGAAGAGAACATTGTCCAGATTCGGTGA
- the rdgB gene encoding RdgB/HAM1 family non-canonical purine NTP pyrophosphatase: MTVILATKNLHKIREIRDILSCVKDLDLVTLLNFPSYQPPEELGKSFEERAAAKALGAAKAMNKWAIADSTALVIPALGEDSVLLCQKHPTSTDKELRRQLLILMKGMESEKRYAYFHCCISLASPEGVLRTATAKTEGIIVQEERGSSGFGFDPLFIKHEYDRTFAEMDEKTKNRISHRRKALDRIIPLLEGRKQAAKEASCLS, encoded by the coding sequence ATGACGGTCATCCTCGCAACGAAAAATCTCCATAAGATCCGCGAAATCCGGGATATTCTTTCTTGCGTTAAAGATCTCGACTTAGTCACTCTGCTCAACTTCCCCAGCTACCAGCCGCCAGAAGAGCTTGGCAAGTCCTTTGAAGAAAGGGCTGCTGCCAAGGCTCTTGGGGCAGCGAAAGCAATGAACAAGTGGGCCATTGCCGATTCAACCGCTCTTGTCATACCCGCTCTGGGGGAAGACAGCGTCCTGCTGTGCCAAAAACACCCCACTTCAACAGATAAGGAACTAAGAAGACAGCTCCTTATCCTGATGAAAGGAATGGAGAGCGAAAAAAGATACGCCTATTTCCACTGCTGCATAAGCCTCGCCTCTCCTGAAGGAGTTCTCAGAACCGCAACTGCCAAGACGGAAGGGATCATAGTCCAGGAAGAAAGAGGAAGCTCAGGGTTTGGCTTCGACCCACTCTTCATCAAGCATGAGTACGATAGAACGTTTGCCGAAATGGATGAAAAGACCAAAAATCGCATTTCACATAGACGAAAAGCGCTCGACAGGATCATTCCCCTTCTCGAAGGAAGAAAACAGGCAGCAAAAGAAGCCTCATGCCTGTCTTGA
- a CDS encoding nitric-oxide reductase large subunit: MHTLPEQEEEELSYWWRYAVIVVMLIGFGILGFITSLSYENAPPIPGKVVDEKGEILFTKENIQEGQSAFLRYNLMEHGTLWGHGAYLGPDYTAEYLHQQGLAVLDYLSGKKWGKAFSELTEEEKLGIKESVPLILKQNRYDEKEDTLLYTPGEVEAHKKALTYWSKYFTEGEAPGLPKNYIQNQVDLNNLTAFFSWASWSAVANRPGESCSYTNNFPYDPLIGNFPCADAYFWSAMSLIFLLGATGLMLFLFGRFDFLGWDSKQAPRHVHETNLEAIPLTKGQRATMPYFVVVAALFFLQSLFGGLIAHYRVETSFYGIEVVDWVAYNLGRTWHLQLAIFWIATAWVGGGLFIAPLLSGSEPRYQHVGIRILLGALVVVVLGSMTGEFLSAHGLLPGELWFWIGNQGSEYLDLGRFWQYLLIAGFFFWLWLLFRSLRPAFSNPKLKEFSLLFFLAAAAIPVFYVPAVFYDQHTNFTVIDTWRFWIIHLWVEGFFEVFATVLTATIFVHMGVTKLTTAKRVIYLDIILYLGSGVVGTGHHWYFTGQTNLNMALSACFSAMEVVPLTLLTLDAWDFIRVTKMKCIDCGRFLATRQLWTIYFLIAVGVWNFVGAGIFGFLINLPIISYFEVGTNLTPNHGHAAMFGVFGMLSLAVTMFCMRNMQTEEVWNKTKRFVQVGFIGLNAGMALMVLIDLFPSGVLQLWDSMVNGYWHARHLNFIMSGLFHQLEWARLAADALFIVFGVIPTAYAILLTYIHAWKDSGGTSASADSKPLA, translated from the coding sequence ATGCATACCCTTCCCGAGCAAGAAGAAGAAGAGCTTTCGTACTGGTGGCGTTATGCGGTCATCGTTGTCATGTTGATCGGCTTTGGCATCTTGGGGTTTATCACCTCTCTTTCGTATGAGAATGCCCCTCCCATACCGGGAAAGGTGGTTGATGAGAAGGGAGAGATCCTCTTTACCAAAGAGAATATTCAAGAGGGACAGTCCGCCTTTTTGCGCTACAATCTGATGGAACATGGCACGCTGTGGGGCCATGGAGCTTATCTGGGACCGGATTATACGGCAGAGTATCTTCATCAGCAGGGGCTGGCCGTATTGGATTATCTGTCCGGTAAGAAATGGGGAAAAGCGTTTTCCGAACTCACCGAGGAAGAAAAGCTTGGCATCAAGGAGTCGGTGCCACTGATTCTTAAGCAGAACCGGTATGATGAAAAAGAAGATACTCTCCTCTATACTCCGGGAGAGGTTGAAGCTCACAAAAAAGCGCTCACCTATTGGAGTAAGTACTTCACTGAAGGTGAAGCGCCGGGGCTGCCCAAGAACTACATCCAAAATCAAGTAGACTTAAACAACCTCACTGCCTTTTTTTCCTGGGCCAGCTGGTCGGCGGTCGCGAACCGTCCTGGGGAGAGCTGCTCTTACACTAACAATTTTCCCTACGATCCTCTGATCGGAAATTTTCCTTGCGCTGACGCCTATTTCTGGAGCGCCATGAGCCTGATTTTTCTCCTAGGAGCCACAGGCCTGATGCTGTTTCTCTTCGGTCGCTTTGATTTCCTTGGATGGGACTCCAAGCAAGCGCCTCGTCATGTTCATGAAACCAATTTAGAAGCTATTCCTCTGACCAAAGGACAAAGGGCTACGATGCCCTACTTTGTTGTCGTGGCGGCGCTGTTTTTCCTGCAGTCTCTTTTCGGCGGTCTGATCGCCCACTACCGGGTGGAAACATCATTCTATGGCATCGAAGTAGTTGATTGGGTTGCATATAACCTGGGAAGAACCTGGCATTTGCAGCTGGCAATTTTCTGGATCGCGACAGCGTGGGTCGGAGGAGGTCTTTTCATAGCTCCGCTCTTATCCGGCAGTGAACCGCGTTATCAGCACGTAGGGATCAGGATTTTACTTGGGGCTCTCGTCGTTGTCGTCCTTGGGAGCATGACTGGCGAGTTTTTAAGCGCCCATGGACTGCTTCCAGGAGAGTTGTGGTTCTGGATTGGAAACCAAGGATCGGAATATCTGGATCTCGGACGGTTTTGGCAATACCTCCTGATCGCCGGCTTCTTTTTCTGGCTATGGCTTCTTTTCCGCTCCTTAAGACCGGCATTTTCCAATCCTAAACTTAAAGAGTTCAGCCTTCTTTTCTTCTTAGCTGCCGCGGCAATCCCTGTATTTTACGTGCCGGCTGTCTTTTATGATCAGCACACCAACTTTACCGTCATCGACACATGGCGGTTTTGGATCATTCACCTATGGGTGGAAGGGTTTTTTGAAGTATTCGCAACGGTGCTCACGGCAACAATTTTTGTCCATATGGGTGTCACAAAGCTCACGACTGCCAAGCGAGTGATCTATCTGGATATCATCCTTTACTTAGGCAGCGGCGTCGTCGGCACCGGGCATCACTGGTACTTTACCGGGCAAACCAACCTCAACATGGCCCTCTCGGCCTGTTTTTCGGCAATGGAAGTGGTCCCCTTGACACTTCTGACACTGGATGCCTGGGACTTCATTCGTGTGACCAAGATGAAATGCATCGATTGCGGGCGTTTTTTAGCCACCCGCCAGCTTTGGACTATCTACTTCCTGATCGCGGTGGGTGTGTGGAATTTTGTAGGTGCCGGCATCTTCGGATTTTTGATTAATTTACCGATCATCTCTTACTTTGAGGTGGGAACCAATCTAACACCTAACCACGGCCATGCTGCGATGTTCGGTGTGTTTGGCATGCTTTCACTTGCCGTGACAATGTTTTGCATGCGCAATATGCAAACCGAGGAAGTGTGGAATAAAACAAAGCGGTTTGTGCAGGTTGGTTTTATCGGCTTAAATGCCGGGATGGCGCTGATGGTTTTGATCGATCTCTTTCCGTCAGGAGTCTTGCAGCTTTGGGATTCGATGGTGAACGGTTACTGGCATGCCAGACATCTGAACTTCATCATGTCAGGCCTTTTCCATCAGCTGGAGTGGGCAAGGCTCGCAGCGGACGCCTTGTTCATCGTGTTTGGGGTGATCCCTACTGCCTACGCGATCCTGCTCACCTATATTCATGCCTGGAAGGACTCCGGCGGTACAAGTGCCTCCGCCGACTCAAAGCCTCTCGCCTGA
- a CDS encoding NYN domain-containing protein: MPVLIDGYNLLFSYLLSHGELKQEREKMIVSLAELLKKAKKEATVVFDSHSPKTPATRGHFGSLEIIFTDQGEEADDYILRKIKASKRPALYLVVTGDKKLAERARRLLAKTISIKEWLQLTVKQAEKQALLEKEEREKPPSVAKPPPVQEKQVQERQEKKKPLSEEEYFLQAFEERYRQFEAVKKPEQAKQPRAVQKKKKPVPTRKAQEPRYASEEERWLNVFLRRMKNNE, translated from the coding sequence ATGCCTGTCTTGATCGATGGCTACAATCTACTTTTTTCCTATCTTCTCTCGCATGGCGAATTAAAACAGGAGCGGGAAAAGATGATTGTCTCTTTGGCTGAACTGCTCAAAAAAGCGAAGAAAGAAGCCACTGTCGTCTTCGACTCTCATAGTCCTAAAACTCCCGCCACGAGAGGCCATTTTGGCTCTTTGGAAATCATCTTTACAGATCAGGGCGAAGAAGCTGACGATTACATCCTGCGCAAAATAAAAGCGTCTAAAAGGCCCGCTCTCTACTTAGTGGTGACCGGCGACAAAAAACTGGCCGAAAGAGCAAGGCGCCTCCTGGCAAAGACAATCAGCATCAAAGAGTGGCTTCAGCTGACTGTCAAACAAGCGGAAAAGCAGGCTCTTCTAGAAAAGGAAGAGCGAGAAAAGCCCCCGTCTGTTGCAAAGCCGCCGCCCGTGCAAGAGAAACAGGTGCAAGAGCGACAAGAGAAGAAAAAGCCCCTTTCGGAAGAGGAATATTTTCTCCAAGCATTTGAAGAGCGCTACCGACAGTTTGAAGCCGTCAAAAAACCCGAGCAAGCCAAACAGCCTCGTGCCGTTCAAAAGAAAAAGAAGCCTGTTCCGACCAGAAAAGCTCAAGAGCCGCGCTATGCTTCCGAGGAGGAGAGGTGGCTTAATGTATTTTTAAGGAGAATGAAGAATAACGAGTGA
- the rfbG gene encoding CDP-glucose 4,6-dehydratase has protein sequence METELKRVFRGKKVLITGHTGFKGSWLTLLLSHFGAQVSGISLPPPTLPSHFELAGIKTLVSSHHTLDIRNETALRELVLKLQPEFIFHLAAQPLVLRSYENPLETFAVNVQGTAHVLEAARQISSLQGVLVITTDKVYENDERGHPFLESDPLGASDPYSTSKAMTELLTKSYHASFFKSRNVGVATARAGNVIGGGDFAANRLVPDCIRALLAGRPIPLRNPWMQRPWMHVLDPLFGYLMLGAKLIEDPINFSTAFNFGPKDPTALTCQAIANKLICLHGSGSVNELSLPQAPKEKSTLQLNSEKAKAHLGFTPRHSIDSALEDTLTWYSVMPKKLEESTMLKASMRSIDRYLSMVEDKKLCMEVLR, from the coding sequence ATGGAAACAGAACTGAAAAGAGTTTTCAGAGGCAAAAAAGTCCTCATCACCGGCCACACAGGATTCAAGGGATCATGGCTAACACTTCTCCTCTCCCATTTTGGAGCTCAGGTAAGCGGCATCAGCTTGCCGCCTCCCACCCTGCCCAGCCATTTTGAACTGGCCGGAATTAAAACGCTGGTAAGCAGCCACCACACCCTCGATATCAGAAACGAAACGGCTCTGCGGGAATTGGTGTTAAAGCTTCAGCCCGAATTCATCTTCCATCTGGCGGCGCAGCCCCTGGTCTTACGCTCCTATGAAAACCCTCTTGAGACATTCGCTGTCAATGTCCAGGGAACGGCTCACGTGCTTGAGGCGGCAAGGCAGATTAGCTCCTTGCAGGGCGTTTTAGTGATTACAACAGACAAAGTGTACGAAAATGACGAGAGGGGCCATCCCTTCCTCGAGAGCGATCCCCTGGGGGCATCAGACCCCTACAGCACCAGCAAAGCGATGACGGAGCTTTTGACAAAGTCCTACCACGCCTCATTTTTTAAAAGCCGCAATGTTGGAGTCGCCACAGCCCGAGCCGGCAATGTAATCGGCGGTGGAGACTTTGCCGCGAACAGGCTGGTTCCCGATTGCATCCGGGCCCTTTTGGCAGGCAGACCCATTCCCTTAAGAAATCCTTGGATGCAAAGACCTTGGATGCACGTTTTGGATCCATTATTCGGTTATCTGATGCTGGGCGCAAAGCTTATTGAGGATCCTATCAACTTTTCTACCGCTTTTAATTTTGGCCCGAAAGACCCTACTGCCCTGACATGCCAGGCTATCGCGAACAAGCTGATTTGCCTGCACGGCAGCGGCAGCGTCAACGAACTCAGCCTGCCGCAAGCTCCCAAAGAAAAAAGTACCCTGCAGCTCAATTCAGAAAAAGCCAAAGCCCATTTAGGGTTTACGCCGCGCCACTCCATCGATTCTGCCTTGGAAGACACCCTTACGTGGTATAGTGTCATGCCCAAAAAACTTGAGGAAAGCACCATGCTCAAAGCGTCGATGCGCTCGATCGATCGCTACCTTTCCATGGTTGAAGACAAGAAGCTGTGCATGGAGGTCCTCCGATGA